A stretch of the Halorussus lipolyticus genome encodes the following:
- a CDS encoding DUF7344 domain-containing protein encodes MTDDTSDGDDVPPRFDPTRAGDDRSVETLVSALANQRARHAVAALDSRSENVVELDDLVDSVVEREAAEQSGADDAAGDRSAADIEAHREQVAIALHHRSLPKLDDTEVLDYDPRSNTVRYRDDGRIAAYLEFFDREANV; translated from the coding sequence ATGACTGACGACACCTCCGACGGGGACGACGTACCGCCTCGGTTCGACCCCACACGGGCGGGCGACGACCGCTCCGTCGAGACGCTGGTGAGCGCGCTGGCCAACCAACGCGCTCGCCACGCCGTCGCCGCGCTCGACTCCCGGTCGGAGAACGTCGTCGAACTCGACGACCTCGTGGACAGCGTGGTCGAGCGAGAGGCCGCCGAGCAATCGGGCGCGGACGACGCGGCGGGCGACCGTTCGGCCGCCGACATCGAGGCCCACCGCGAGCAGGTCGCAATCGCCCTCCACCACCGAAGCCTCCCGAAACTGGACGACACCGAGGTCCTCGACTACGACCCGCGGTCGAACACGGTCCGGTACCGGGACGACGGCCGGATTGCGGCGTACCTCGAATTTTTCGACCGAGAAGCGAATGTTTGA
- a CDS encoding DUF7553 family protein encodes MADNDTTELRDAGEELTAVSERISDDETAERLDGFADQLRQMADADRGPDHGRLDRVMHGLREIAADLDGEDADAVTEARSRVRSYRETVEGV; translated from the coding sequence ATGGCCGACAACGACACGACCGAACTCCGAGACGCCGGCGAGGAACTCACCGCGGTCAGCGAACGCATCTCCGACGACGAAACCGCCGAGCGACTCGACGGCTTCGCAGACCAACTCCGACAGATGGCCGACGCCGACCGAGGACCCGACCACGGCCGACTCGACCGGGTGATGCACGGCCTGCGGGAAATTGCCGCCGACCTCGACGGCGAGGACGCCGACGCCGTGACCGAGGCCCGGAGTCGCGTCCGGTCGTACCGCGAGACGGTCGAGGGCGTCTGA
- a CDS encoding tryptophanase: MRAYKSKVVTPIRLPDRDEREENLRRAGYNVFNLDSEGVFVDLLTDSGTGTMSEDQWAAMMKGDEAYAGSRSFDRLQSAISDVMGFERIIPAHQGRGAENVLYGALVSDGDYVPNNTHFDTTRAHIANNGAEPVDCPRDGALGDEDDAAFAGNLDVGKVRELADEVGAENIPAVVVTITNNSLAGQPVSVENVREARAVADELDATFVIDACRFAENAYFVREREAEFSDASVAEVAREQLSYADALVMSGKKDGLANVGGFVAMRDDPELDDLHAKARERGILYEGFTTYGGMAGRDLEAMAVGLREAVEESYIEDRVSQVQRLGDMLADRDVPVQRPTGGHAVYVNAAEFLPEIPASQFPGQALVCELYREGAVRGVELGSFAFPETDRPELVRLCLPRRTYGADHLEHVAETFEQVAERRDAGEISGLEIVDEPEMAELRHFSAELRPVQKQEATADDD, translated from the coding sequence ATGCGAGCCTACAAGTCGAAAGTCGTCACGCCGATTCGTCTCCCCGACCGCGACGAGCGCGAGGAGAACCTTCGGCGGGCGGGCTACAACGTCTTCAATCTCGACTCCGAGGGGGTATTTGTGGACCTGCTGACCGACAGCGGGACCGGGACGATGAGCGAGGACCAGTGGGCGGCCATGATGAAGGGCGACGAGGCCTACGCCGGGAGTCGAAGCTTCGACCGCCTGCAATCGGCCATCTCGGACGTGATGGGGTTCGAGCGAATCATCCCCGCCCATCAGGGCCGGGGTGCCGAGAACGTCCTCTACGGTGCGCTGGTCTCCGATGGCGACTACGTGCCCAACAACACCCACTTCGACACCACTCGGGCACACATCGCCAACAACGGGGCCGAACCGGTGGACTGCCCGCGAGACGGGGCGCTCGGCGACGAGGACGACGCGGCGTTCGCGGGTAACCTCGACGTTGGGAAGGTCCGCGAGCTGGCCGACGAGGTGGGTGCAGAAAACATCCCGGCGGTCGTCGTCACCATCACGAACAACTCGCTGGCGGGCCAACCAGTCAGCGTCGAGAACGTCCGCGAGGCCCGAGCGGTCGCCGACGAACTGGATGCCACCTTCGTCATCGACGCCTGCCGGTTCGCCGAGAACGCCTACTTCGTCCGGGAGCGCGAGGCCGAGTTTTCGGACGCATCGGTCGCCGAGGTGGCCCGCGAGCAACTCTCCTACGCCGACGCCCTCGTGATGAGCGGCAAGAAGGACGGACTGGCCAACGTCGGCGGGTTCGTCGCTATGCGAGACGACCCGGAACTGGACGACCTGCACGCCAAGGCCCGCGAGCGGGGCATCCTCTACGAGGGCTTCACGACCTACGGTGGCATGGCTGGCCGGGACTTGGAGGCGATGGCGGTCGGTCTGCGCGAGGCCGTCGAGGAGTCCTACATCGAAGACCGAGTGTCGCAGGTCCAGCGCCTCGGCGACATGCTGGCCGACCGCGACGTGCCGGTCCAGCGCCCGACCGGGGGTCACGCAGTCTACGTCAACGCCGCCGAGTTCCTGCCCGAGATTCCCGCCTCGCAGTTCCCCGGACAGGCGCTGGTCTGCGAACTCTACCGCGAGGGCGCGGTCCGCGGCGTCGAACTCGGTAGCTTCGCCTTCCCCGAGACCGACCGGCCCGAACTGGTCCGACTCTGCCTCCCGCGCCGGACCTACGGCGCGGACCACCTCGAACACGTCGCCGAGACGTTCGAGCAGGTCGCCGAGCGCCGGGACGCGGGCGAAATCTCGGGCCTCGAAATCGTCGACGAACCCGAGATGGCGGAGCTACGTCACTTCAGCGCGGAACTGCGGCCAGTGCAAAAGCAGGAAGCGACCGCGGACGACGACTGA
- a CDS encoding pentapeptide repeat-containing protein has translation MSRTEQRADADAQSTCQYTFNPAKQTEAHLKTTWECPHTAHEDSDYCPFHMSRDQRASNDVTAEEIVVRIKENLKSGDVRANEYVGADLPHLSLTYQDINGGANHVLNFQYADIDGLDITHGRLEQGLNLRGATVGALKFEGAAIGGVLEADELAVEGQFTAYEASFNEDVTFVGASFHGDVNCDEASFHDDTTFEAATFHDAAHFRNAETTGTSHVLDDNISFADTEFRGDASFRQADFQYVTFEGAAFHAESDFEYVEFEGDTRFDGVVFDRMADFDEARFHDDVSFTDVRFKAVAEFRGVEFNGGSRTTNDDVTFESATFEDEADFKLARFRFADFKDATFKGEFNLDRAVFDARADCHRVEVGGLATFERVEFRDGVTFDGSTFRGEIEAVEAEFEGDADFVDATFRSRVRFTEARFREDASFREATFQDEAHFRGTIFEGEAKHLEKNACFDEVTFESQADFRNASFTNGSFRDAAFHDECDFTEVEFLDAAQFRVVSGGSGDTYVDFTEGHLCGGNITVTAGSVVLYDLTKATLGNVQLETEANQHELLDHFRFCLTHFDHFDFSDHHAYLERNDWDIHGFLGEESSGRYDVEMTNEVIEETYRKAQDSADAVGDTPAMREFEFKRYFYNRKKNIGIVLREYSLDAWGRAKKAASVGLNFFMQLTCGYGNRLPRIAGFTFLLPAVFGVFYVLGGPLETQAGVLVESEQPLTTLFDGLYYSYISFSTIGYGNIGPVGWLAKILAASQGMLNGLFFTLLTFTLFKRVLGGS, from the coding sequence ATGTCACGAACTGAACAACGCGCCGACGCCGACGCGCAATCGACCTGTCAGTACACGTTCAATCCAGCGAAACAGACCGAAGCCCACCTCAAGACGACGTGGGAGTGCCCCCACACTGCCCACGAAGACAGCGACTACTGTCCGTTCCACATGTCCCGCGACCAGCGGGCGAGCAACGACGTGACCGCCGAGGAGATTGTCGTCCGCATCAAGGAGAACCTCAAGTCCGGCGACGTGCGCGCCAACGAGTACGTCGGGGCCGACCTCCCGCACCTCTCACTGACCTATCAGGACATCAACGGCGGCGCGAACCACGTGCTGAACTTCCAGTACGCCGACATCGACGGGTTGGACATCACCCACGGGCGACTCGAACAGGGCCTGAACCTCCGGGGGGCCACGGTGGGCGCACTCAAGTTCGAGGGGGCGGCCATCGGGGGCGTCCTCGAAGCGGACGAACTCGCGGTCGAAGGCCAGTTCACCGCCTACGAGGCCAGTTTCAACGAGGACGTGACGTTCGTCGGCGCGAGTTTCCACGGCGACGTGAACTGCGACGAGGCGAGTTTTCACGACGACACCACGTTCGAGGCCGCGACTTTCCACGACGCGGCCCACTTCCGAAACGCCGAGACCACTGGGACAAGTCACGTGTTGGACGACAACATCTCGTTTGCGGACACCGAGTTCCGGGGCGACGCGAGTTTCCGACAGGCCGACTTCCAGTACGTGACCTTCGAGGGCGCGGCGTTCCACGCCGAATCGGACTTCGAGTACGTCGAGTTCGAGGGCGACACCCGATTCGACGGCGTGGTCTTCGACCGGATGGCCGACTTCGACGAGGCCAGATTCCACGACGACGTGAGTTTCACGGACGTTCGGTTCAAGGCCGTGGCGGAGTTCCGGGGCGTCGAGTTCAACGGGGGCAGTCGAACCACCAACGACGACGTGACCTTCGAGTCCGCGACGTTCGAGGACGAGGCCGATTTCAAACTCGCCCGGTTCCGGTTCGCCGACTTCAAGGACGCGACGTTCAAAGGCGAGTTCAACTTGGACCGGGCGGTGTTCGACGCCCGCGCGGACTGCCACAGGGTCGAAGTCGGCGGGTTGGCGACGTTCGAGCGCGTCGAGTTTCGGGACGGCGTGACCTTCGACGGAAGCACGTTCCGCGGCGAAATCGAGGCGGTCGAAGCCGAATTCGAGGGTGATGCCGACTTCGTGGACGCGACTTTCCGGTCGCGGGTGCGGTTCACCGAGGCAAGATTCCGCGAGGACGCCAGTTTTCGGGAGGCAACGTTTCAGGACGAGGCCCACTTCCGGGGCACCATCTTCGAGGGCGAGGCCAAGCACTTGGAGAAGAACGCCTGCTTCGACGAAGTGACCTTCGAGTCCCAAGCCGACTTCCGGAACGCGAGTTTCACTAACGGGTCCTTCCGGGACGCCGCCTTCCACGACGAGTGTGATTTCACCGAAGTCGAGTTCCTCGACGCGGCCCAGTTCCGGGTCGTCTCGGGCGGGAGCGGCGACACCTACGTCGATTTCACCGAAGGCCACCTCTGCGGCGGGAACATCACCGTGACCGCCGGGAGCGTCGTCCTCTACGACCTGACCAAGGCGACCCTCGGGAACGTCCAGTTGGAGACCGAAGCCAACCAGCACGAACTGCTGGACCATTTCCGGTTCTGTCTGACCCACTTCGACCACTTCGACTTCAGCGACCACCACGCCTACCTCGAACGCAACGACTGGGACATCCACGGCTTCCTCGGCGAGGAGTCGTCGGGGCGCTACGACGTGGAGATGACCAACGAAGTCATCGAGGAGACCTACCGGAAAGCCCAAGACAGCGCCGACGCGGTGGGCGACACGCCCGCGATGCGGGAGTTCGAATTCAAGCGGTACTTCTACAACCGCAAGAAGAACATCGGCATCGTCCTCCGGGAGTACTCGCTCGATGCGTGGGGTCGGGCGAAGAAGGCCGCAAGCGTCGGTCTCAACTTCTTCATGCAACTCACCTGCGGGTACGGCAACCGCCTGCCGCGCATCGCCGGGTTCACTTTCCTCCTGCCCGCGGTGTTCGGCGTCTTCTACGTCCTCGGCGGCCCGCTGGAGACCCAAGCCGGGGTCCTCGTGGAGTCAGAGCAACCCCTGACGACGCTGTTCGACGGTCTCTACTACAGTTACATCAGTTTCAGCACCATCGGTTACGGCAACATCGGGCCGGTCGGATGGCTGGCGAAGATTCTGGCGGCGAGTCAGGGGATGTTGAACGGGTTGTTCTTCACCCTCCTGACGTTCACGCTGTTCAAGCGCGTGCTGGGCGGAAGCTAA
- a CDS encoding DUF6498-containing protein yields the protein MDEIRNSTVLGSPRVAVGFVTLQVLPLVGLVFGGWTLDTLGALYWLEIGVVLCWSLVKSLFAERVFEFRFRGPGIDVAFDGLTEKRGGISVAAGLPPVYPRNVPNVLPYVTAFAWFWLVLGAVVVTSPFALPGWMELVTWQTAGLLTTASVAFLARGLEASDVYLGERQYETCSVVPLNHGAIEYSVVVGLLALLTGVPTDETATLFGVLVAVKFGYELLRHRPGKLHRWDNPLTRLVGGGESRPDPEYLDFPAGAPDVSASPDGRTVRLGSVVYAVFSDLMVPFWVFFTLVGGFGLLAALAAGEVYETPVQMALLLVPVTLYALVALVPLKIVEYRVHHDSMTYEIRDRELVGYDDRLDETQWRIGFAEITNVSLRQNVIDRRADTQTLEIEVGDRTERLVHLADADADALFDRLRHLGA from the coding sequence ATGGACGAAATTCGGAACTCGACCGTACTCGGTTCACCGCGGGTCGCCGTCGGGTTCGTCACACTGCAGGTGCTTCCACTCGTCGGTCTCGTCTTCGGGGGGTGGACGCTCGACACGCTGGGCGCGCTCTACTGGCTCGAAATTGGCGTCGTGCTGTGCTGGTCGCTCGTCAAGAGCCTGTTCGCCGAGCGGGTCTTCGAGTTTCGGTTTCGGGGACCCGGCATCGACGTCGCCTTCGACGGACTGACCGAGAAGCGCGGCGGTATCTCGGTCGCCGCCGGACTCCCGCCGGTGTATCCCCGCAACGTCCCCAACGTCCTCCCCTACGTGACCGCATTCGCGTGGTTCTGGCTGGTCCTCGGCGCGGTCGTCGTCACCTCGCCGTTCGCGCTTCCGGGATGGATGGAACTCGTGACGTGGCAGACGGCGGGACTGCTCACGACGGCGAGCGTCGCGTTCCTCGCTCGCGGACTGGAAGCCAGTGACGTGTACCTCGGCGAGCGACAGTACGAGACCTGCTCGGTCGTGCCGCTGAATCACGGTGCCATCGAATACTCGGTCGTCGTCGGCCTCCTCGCGCTCCTCACAGGGGTTCCGACCGACGAGACGGCCACGCTGTTCGGTGTCCTTGTCGCTGTCAAGTTCGGCTACGAACTACTCCGCCATCGTCCGGGCAAACTCCACCGGTGGGACAATCCACTCACTCGACTTGTCGGAGGTGGCGAGTCGAGACCGGACCCGGAGTACCTCGACTTCCCTGCGGGCGCGCCCGACGTCTCGGCCTCGCCGGACGGCCGAACCGTCCGCTTGGGGAGCGTGGTGTACGCCGTCTTCAGCGACCTCATGGTGCCGTTTTGGGTGTTCTTCACTCTCGTCGGTGGCTTCGGTCTCCTCGCGGCGCTGGCGGCCGGGGAGGTGTACGAAACGCCGGTGCAGATGGCGTTACTGCTCGTGCCAGTTACGCTCTACGCGCTGGTCGCGCTAGTTCCGCTGAAAATCGTGGAGTATCGCGTCCACCACGATTCGATGACCTACGAGATACGCGACCGCGAACTAGTCGGGTACGACGACCGACTGGACGAAACCCAGTGGCGAATCGGCTTCGCGGAGATAACTAACGTGTCGCTCCGACAGAACGTTATCGACCGTCGAGCGGACACCCAGACGCTCGAAATCGAGGTCGGCGACCGCACGGAGCGTCTCGTCCACCTCGCAGATGCGGACGCGGACGCACTTTTCGACCGGCTTCGGCACTTAGGAGCGTGA
- a CDS encoding halocin C8-like domain-containing protein, producing MTTERSVVVESSGEATYEFSVTGLLSAVEAPAGSVERGAANATLDADRHEYTFTGEFTDFDVSGDADVTVDGRSFDYESFPHETLEIVADGSVSYDVSASGALEASDDTVRRVDDRRVEGTLSGGSHVLSYAGELTYLDIDGDATLVNNGTEVAPETPLPLTNLGEATVTARGKPYTVTFGHDAAANKGATADGESGRGVVTSDNSGGTATIDYIGGFVSLDVPEVGTVSAPPGAQRLELEATGDTAAEFTLRTTGQFENGKRAKTVTVESGDVDLVAATGRLVEVVVSTTNGERGVELSLDYGADEERVDRSITLQLAAEMERRDEAQTLIQAASKHGRVRHDVGGITAVSPPEGDAYTDRETVAFDLTDLQRGDDGELLATASPGTANGYVSYEWKTTDGFTQKQEFDALDDGAVGTQSADDSLLDSNAFIESYSVDDGGLNVASTGATLTTTSVVFNVDAFRTAHQQASDQVRTQGLWNDFWGAVQDAINWCSGAFSSVDSKDLEEVGGSVVIKTHTVKFDLAEELSDEGDLPRGFKGATFMWSSAITFAQTDAAHQLAEYGYVDSCSACAAATRLAWDIGCSAASPYICGATGVATGGVGLVACATFLSLLCNLPNTEDNADWVCNEAGAC from the coding sequence ATGACGACCGAGCGGTCGGTCGTCGTTGAATCGTCGGGAGAGGCGACCTACGAATTTAGCGTGACCGGACTTCTCTCGGCAGTCGAGGCCCCGGCCGGTAGCGTCGAACGAGGGGCCGCGAACGCGACTCTCGACGCCGACCGCCACGAATACACCTTCACTGGCGAGTTCACCGACTTCGACGTGAGCGGCGACGCCGACGTTACCGTCGATGGCCGCTCGTTCGACTACGAGTCGTTCCCCCACGAGACGCTCGAAATCGTCGCCGACGGGTCTGTCTCCTACGATGTTTCTGCGAGTGGCGCACTCGAAGCGAGTGACGACACGGTGCGTCGCGTCGACGACCGCCGGGTCGAAGGAACGCTCTCGGGCGGTTCGCACGTCCTCTCCTACGCTGGCGAACTGACGTATCTCGATATCGACGGCGACGCGACGCTCGTCAACAACGGGACCGAAGTCGCGCCGGAGACCCCACTTCCGCTGACCAATCTCGGCGAGGCGACGGTCACGGCGCGCGGCAAGCCGTACACGGTCACGTTCGGCCACGACGCGGCCGCGAACAAGGGTGCGACGGCAGACGGTGAGTCCGGCCGCGGCGTCGTCACCTCCGACAACTCCGGTGGAACCGCAACCATCGACTACATCGGCGGTTTTGTCTCGCTGGACGTCCCCGAGGTGGGCACGGTCAGCGCACCGCCGGGTGCACAGCGACTCGAACTCGAAGCGACGGGCGACACGGCCGCCGAATTTACGCTTCGGACGACGGGCCAATTCGAGAACGGCAAACGCGCCAAGACCGTGACCGTCGAGAGCGGCGACGTCGACCTCGTTGCCGCGACAGGCCGTCTCGTCGAAGTCGTCGTCTCGACCACGAACGGCGAACGTGGGGTCGAGTTGTCGCTCGACTACGGTGCCGACGAGGAGCGCGTTGACCGCTCGATTACACTCCAACTTGCCGCCGAGATGGAGCGACGCGACGAGGCCCAGACGCTGATTCAGGCCGCGTCGAAGCACGGTCGCGTTCGGCACGACGTCGGCGGCATCACCGCCGTCTCTCCGCCTGAAGGCGACGCATACACCGACCGCGAGACGGTCGCGTTCGACCTCACGGACCTCCAGCGGGGCGACGACGGTGAACTCCTTGCAACCGCGAGTCCGGGAACCGCGAACGGCTACGTCAGCTACGAGTGGAAGACCACCGACGGCTTCACCCAGAAACAGGAGTTCGACGCCCTTGACGACGGGGCTGTCGGCACTCAGTCCGCGGACGATTCCCTGTTGGACTCGAACGCCTTCATCGAATCGTACAGTGTGGACGACGGCGGTCTCAACGTTGCGAGTACAGGAGCGACGCTCACGACCACCTCTGTCGTATTCAATGTCGATGCGTTCCGCACCGCACACCAGCAGGCGAGCGACCAAGTTCGGACGCAGGGGCTTTGGAACGACTTCTGGGGCGCAGTGCAGGACGCCATCAACTGGTGTTCTGGTGCCTTCTCCAGCGTCGATTCGAAGGACCTCGAAGAAGTCGGCGGTTCCGTAGTTATCAAGACACACACCGTCAAGTTCGATCTCGCCGAGGAGCTATCCGACGAGGGCGACCTCCCCCGAGGGTTCAAGGGTGCGACGTTCATGTGGAGTTCCGCCATCACGTTCGCCCAGACCGACGCGGCCCACCAACTGGCTGAGTACGGCTACGTCGATTCGTGTTCGGCCTGTGCGGCCGCGACCCGTCTGGCGTGGGACATCGGCTGTAGCGCCGCGAGTCCGTACATCTGCGGCGCGACCGGTGTCGCCACCGGCGGGGTCGGACTGGTCGCATGTGCCACGTTCCTGAGCCTGCTCTGTAACCTCCCGAACACCGAGGACAACGCCGACTGGGTGTGCAACGAGGCCGGGGCCTGCTGA
- a CDS encoding spermidine synthase, whose amino-acid sequence MATTPRTKTLTLLAITYVVSFCSFAYEFVYSELLTVMYGGTVTQYVITVGLYFFSLGIGSALSDDLQDDAASNFFRTEVYLAAVAPAGFMLVVGLNSVTIPEAVPSELIWVLARLPAVAVGFLSGFELPLLTRMVEETDEIEADTGAGLLPTAVTRGLGACYGLVVGFLGLLWNVERTAGERSGLSVVLAMDYVGGLFGAVVYAKVLYPRLGLVPTIFVLALLNGVAALVFVARFSERPWGLFADERRAIASRESAALLAVCLLLTAGYAGAVANHRQVDRTVTELYLEQQIEDEYQPGAMDAEITSQWTTEYQHVVRYDRTWTGAGDNPYFEGDTEECLRLGTAVQLCESWADSYHQGLVDVPMSMYDRGPETNVLVVGGGDWIAIDRLRQYNVSVDHVDLDGEFMAHARNDSYFSRWHDNADEYDRLHTTVGDGYAYLKNTNETYDLVLLDIPGATDDDLLKLYSKEFYGSLRRHLEPDGTVVAWAYSQYGYPQHHKAYLNTVRSAGFDRYAPYWAWEDLDADGDRERVEQFYVLASGERAPFPSPNSSQATAYVRTHSDRYRDLRWRAIPRYRGVEVNSLFDPNYDILIDT is encoded by the coding sequence ATGGCGACCACCCCTCGAACCAAGACGCTGACGCTGTTGGCCATCACCTACGTCGTCTCGTTCTGTAGCTTCGCCTACGAGTTCGTCTACTCGGAGTTGCTGACCGTGATGTACGGCGGCACCGTGACTCAGTACGTCATCACCGTCGGCCTCTACTTCTTCAGTCTCGGCATCGGGTCGGCGCTGTCGGACGACCTACAGGACGACGCGGCCTCGAACTTCTTCCGGACCGAGGTCTACCTCGCCGCAGTCGCGCCCGCCGGGTTCATGCTGGTCGTCGGTCTCAACAGCGTCACGATTCCCGAGGCGGTGCCCTCGGAACTGATTTGGGTCCTCGCGCGCCTCCCGGCGGTCGCAGTCGGGTTCCTCTCGGGTTTCGAACTCCCCCTGCTGACCCGGATGGTCGAGGAGACCGACGAAATCGAGGCCGACACCGGCGCGGGCCTGCTCCCGACCGCCGTCACCCGCGGACTGGGCGCGTGCTACGGTCTCGTGGTTGGCTTTCTGGGCCTCCTCTGGAACGTCGAGCGCACCGCGGGCGAGCGAAGCGGCCTCTCGGTCGTGCTGGCGATGGACTACGTGGGCGGCCTGTTCGGCGCGGTGGTCTACGCGAAAGTGCTGTACCCCCGGCTCGGATTGGTGCCGACCATCTTCGTGCTGGCTCTGCTGAACGGGGTCGCCGCGCTGGTCTTCGTCGCCCGGTTCAGCGAGCGCCCGTGGGGCCTGTTCGCCGACGAGCGTCGGGCGATAGCGAGCAGAGAGTCGGCGGCCCTGCTGGCGGTCTGTCTCCTGCTGACCGCGGGGTACGCGGGCGCTGTCGCCAACCACCGGCAGGTGGACCGGACCGTGACCGAACTCTATCTGGAACAGCAAATCGAGGACGAGTACCAACCGGGCGCGATGGACGCCGAAATCACGAGTCAGTGGACCACCGAGTACCAGCACGTCGTCCGGTACGACCGGACGTGGACCGGCGCGGGCGACAACCCCTACTTCGAGGGCGACACCGAGGAGTGTCTGCGCCTCGGCACAGCGGTCCAACTCTGCGAGAGTTGGGCCGACTCGTACCATCAAGGCCTCGTTGACGTGCCCATGTCGATGTACGACCGCGGTCCCGAGACGAACGTCCTCGTCGTCGGCGGCGGCGACTGGATAGCCATCGACCGCCTCCGGCAGTACAACGTCAGCGTGGACCACGTGGACTTGGACGGCGAGTTCATGGCCCACGCCAGAAACGACTCGTACTTCTCGCGGTGGCACGACAACGCCGACGAGTACGACCGCCTGCACACCACGGTCGGCGACGGCTACGCCTACCTCAAGAATACGAACGAGACCTACGACCTCGTTCTGCTGGACATTCCGGGCGCGACCGACGACGACCTGCTGAAACTCTACTCGAAGGAGTTCTACGGGTCGCTCCGCAGACACCTCGAACCCGACGGGACGGTCGTAGCGTGGGCCTACTCCCAGTACGGCTACCCCCAGCATCACAAGGCCTACCTGAACACGGTCCGGTCTGCCGGGTTCGACCGCTACGCGCCCTACTGGGCGTGGGAAGACCTCGACGCCGACGGCGACCGAGAGCGCGTCGAACAGTTCTACGTCCTCGCGTCGGGCGAGCGAGCGCCCTTCCCGAGTCCCAACTCGTCGCAGGCGACCGCCTACGTCCGGACGCACAGCGACCGCTACCGCGACCTGCGGTGGCGCGCAATCCCCCGCTATCGGGGCGTCGAGGTCAACTCGCTGTTCGACCCGAACTACGACATCCTGATAGATACCTAA
- a CDS encoding DUF2617 family protein — MPPDDTTRLHFAYATSEPNLDAFDVKRAVPSELLGEPAVLTVIGESHYVGVPALDFHEVCSCKPLESGVSAADSTAQTPLERGVTREFSFESDLLRVETDAEVRAIEEFPGPESADAAFRFGPDAWTTIELGAGRQSDAGASDPRASYETYHTYPEYGLAVYTLTKLHPARVALAGEATEQPRTSDDTSDDSDD; from the coding sequence ATGCCACCCGACGACACCACACGACTCCACTTCGCCTACGCGACCAGCGAACCGAATCTGGACGCCTTCGACGTGAAGCGCGCGGTCCCGAGCGAACTGCTGGGCGAACCCGCCGTCCTGACGGTTATCGGCGAGTCCCACTACGTCGGCGTCCCGGCGCTCGACTTCCACGAGGTCTGCTCGTGCAAGCCCCTCGAATCTGGCGTCTCGGCGGCCGATTCGACTGCCCAGACGCCACTGGAGCGCGGCGTTACCCGCGAGTTTAGCTTCGAAAGCGACCTCCTCCGCGTCGAAACCGACGCCGAGGTCCGAGCCATCGAGGAGTTCCCCGGACCGGAGAGCGCCGACGCCGCCTTCCGGTTCGGGCCGGATGCGTGGACCACCATCGAACTCGGCGCGGGTCGCCAGTCCGACGCCGGGGCGTCGGACCCGCGGGCGAGTTACGAGACCTACCACACCTATCCCGAGTACGGCCTCGCTGTCTACACCCTAACTAAATTACACCCCGCGCGTGTCGCGCTCGCGGGCGAGGCGACCGAGCAACCGCGGACCAGCGACGATACCAGCGACGATTCCGACGACTGA